From a region of the Macrobrachium nipponense isolate FS-2020 chromosome 3, ASM1510439v2, whole genome shotgun sequence genome:
- the LOC135222507 gene encoding coiled-coil domain-containing protein 102A-like yields MTLLNLSVYLSNCMALVQLVGSVISTNCYTPPAVGIVEEGREEVADEALNQLKNDLDEASGRNQELLKENMKLLEKEGALRQRIDELQKVLILQEVDHRHQLAVLREEAEDQAAKMKDLHEEVNGALGGMVIEIDQLKADNARKAVKLATGEKELLALQGKANGAEAENSRLKEIIADYERRLLQVPQEEDIADLKCALGWMVIEIDRLKADNARKAVKLATGEKILLALQGKANGAEAENSRLREVIADYERRLLQVPQEEDIAALKFDVALKEREIAEVRRALDEESRRNIILQSQIETLKSRVSKQEENGDENARRKLRR; encoded by the coding sequence ATGACTCTACTGAATCTTAGTGTTTACTTATCAAATTGTATGGCTCTGGTCCAACTAGTTGGATCAGTGATATCTACCAATTGTTATACCCCTCCGGCGGTGGGAATCGTAGAAGAAGGACGTGAAGAGGTTGCAGACGAGGCGTTGAATCAGTTGAAAAATGATCTGGACGAAGCTTCCGGAAGGAACCAAGAACTCCTGAAGGAAAACATGAAATTGCTGGAGAAGGAGGGAGCTCTCAGGCAACGCATCGATGAACTCCAGAAAGTGTTGATTCTGCAAGAGGTCGACCACCGCCATCAGCTCGCCGTCCTGAGAGAAGAGGCCGAAGACCAGGCGGCGAAAATGAAAGATTTGCACGAGGAAGTGAATGGCGCCTTGGGTGGGATGGTGATTGAAATCGATCAGCTGAAAGCCGACAACGCTCGGAAAGCCGTCAAACTGGCCACCGGCGAGAAGGAACTGTTGGCTCTGCAGGGGAAAGCGAATGGCGCGGAAGCGGAGAACTCGAGGTTAAAGGAGATCATCGCAGACTACGAAAGACGGCTTCTCCAAGTTCCACAGGAGGAGGATATTGCCGATCTCAAATGCGCCTTGGGTTGGATGGTGATTGAAATCGATCGGCTGAAAGCCGACAACGCTCGGAAAGCCGTCAAACTGGCCACCGGCGAGAAGATACTGTTGGCTCTGCAGGGGAAAGCGAATGGCGCGGAAGCGGAGAACTCGAGGTTAAGGGAGGTCATCGCAGACTACGAAAGACGGCTCCTCCAAGTTCCACAGGAGGAGGATATTGCCGCTCTCAAATTCGACGTGGCActgaaggaaagagaaatcgcagaGGTTAGAAGAGCTCTCGACGAAGAGAGTCGAAGGAACATAATCCTGCAGTCTCAAATAGAAACACTGAAATCCCGCGTTtctaaacaagaagaaaatggtGATGAAAACGCGAGACGAAAGCTGAGGAGATGA